A window from Bacteroidota bacterium encodes these proteins:
- a CDS encoding iron ABC transporter permease: MQPVFRQSKFFFPVLIALLVIVTICAIAFGAVSIRPIEMFSAIKHFFTGEKPANIYEAVFIQLRLPRVLLCGITGAILAVSGVLMQGLFRNPIVEPGLIGTSSGAAFGASFVFVMAAKWPPTIKSQFGPFLTPLFAFAGALLATYLVYVLAKNAKRISIISLLLIGIAINAVGMSGTGFMSYIARDPQARSITFWNLGTFSGASWMQVGIVGTVAAIMFIISFRYSKQLNALLLGEEEASYLGVDTDKLKRRVMILNTAMVSVATAFVGVISFMGLIVPHILRLLIGSDNKRLLPASMIVGATLLLLADMCARLLLAPAEIPIGIITSLVGAPVFIILLKRFNLLQHKGGYDA; the protein is encoded by the coding sequence ATCCAGCCGGTGTTCAGACAAAGTAAATTTTTCTTTCCTGTGCTGATCGCTTTATTAGTGATCGTGACAATCTGCGCTATTGCATTTGGTGCAGTAAGTATTCGTCCTATAGAAATGTTTTCAGCTATTAAACATTTTTTTACCGGGGAAAAACCAGCAAATATTTATGAAGCTGTTTTTATTCAGCTGCGCTTACCTCGTGTATTGCTTTGCGGTATCACCGGGGCAATACTTGCTGTAAGTGGAGTATTAATGCAGGGATTATTCCGCAACCCGATCGTAGAGCCGGGATTGATAGGAACAAGCAGCGGTGCAGCATTTGGAGCTTCTTTTGTTTTTGTAATGGCTGCTAAATGGCCACCAACAATCAAAAGTCAGTTTGGTCCTTTTCTTACTCCGCTATTTGCGTTTGCAGGTGCATTGCTGGCAACATATCTCGTGTATGTGTTGGCAAAAAATGCAAAACGTATTTCTATTATTTCTTTATTGCTGATCGGTATTGCTATCAATGCCGTCGGTATGAGTGGCACCGGATTTATGAGTTATATCGCAAGAGATCCGCAGGCGAGGAGTATTACTTTCTGGAACCTCGGCACTTTTTCCGGTGCAAGTTGGATGCAGGTTGGTATCGTTGGCACTGTTGCTGCTATCATGTTTATCATTTCTTTTCGTTATTCAAAGCAATTGAATGCATTGCTTCTCGGCGAAGAAGAAGCCAGTTATCTCGGTGTTGATACCGACAAACTGAAAAGAAGGGTAATGATATTAAACACGGCAATGGTATCTGTCGCTACTGCATTTGTGGGTGTTATCAGTTTTATGGGATTGATCGTTCCGCATATTTTGCGTTTGCTGATAGGAAGTGATAATAAACGATTGCTCCCTGCATCGATGATAGTTGGGGCTACGTTGCTTTTACTTGCTGATATGTGTGCAAGATTATTATTGGCTCCGGCAGAAATCCCAATTGGTATTATTACTTCATTGGTTGGAGCACCTGTATTTATTATTTTATTAAAACGCTT
- a CDS encoding ABC transporter substrate-binding protein translates to MKKNFYYLLVLFIVSACGRFSNRETDGKKDMRIVCLSKHLTEMVYALGKGHDLVAVDLSSTYPDSARLLKTVGYHRALSPESIIAMDPDLVIHSNDIGPENVLPQITNAGLNIKVFGGANTIDSAKILLKELGSFFGEEKKADSISRKIDADIAAAADSLKAMNLKDTLSVMIIHFGRANNIYFVMSGRRGVGDKMIALAGGKTAIYDAKGARQISAEAVAAANPDIIIATDFGFDQMGNMDKFIEGVPGVALTNAGKNKRIVRFEEHDLVYFGPRTGENIIKLMKLLYPAGVQTK, encoded by the coding sequence ATGAAAAAAAATTTTTATTACCTGCTGGTATTGTTTATAGTTTCCGCCTGCGGAAGATTCAGTAATAGGGAAACAGACGGTAAAAAAGATATGAGGATCGTATGCCTGTCAAAACATTTGACAGAAATGGTATATGCATTGGGTAAAGGTCATGATCTTGTAGCTGTAGATCTGAGCAGTACGTATCCTGATAGTGCCAGGTTGCTTAAGACAGTTGGCTATCACCGTGCATTAAGTCCTGAAAGTATTATTGCAATGGATCCTGACCTGGTTATTCATAGCAATGATATCGGGCCGGAGAATGTATTGCCACAGATCACCAATGCGGGGTTGAACATAAAAGTATTTGGTGGGGCTAATACAATTGATAGTGCAAAGATTTTATTGAAAGAGTTAGGAAGTTTCTTTGGGGAAGAAAAGAAAGCTGATTCAATTAGTAGAAAAATAGATGCTGATATTGCAGCCGCAGCTGATTCATTAAAAGCAATGAATTTAAAAGATACTTTGAGTGTAATGATCATTCATTTCGGCAGGGCCAACAATATTTATTTTGTAATGAGTGGCCGCAGAGGGGTGGGAGATAAAATGATCGCATTGGCCGGAGGTAAAACAGCGATCTATGATGCAAAAGGTGCAAGACAGATCAGCGCAGAAGCTGTAGCGGCTGCTAATCCTGATATTATTATTGCAACTGATTTTGGTTTTGACCAGATGGGAAATATGGACAAGTTTATTGAAGGTGTTCCCGGTGTAGCATTAACAAATGCAGGAAAGAATAAACGCATTGTTCGTTTTGAAGAACATGACCTTGTGTATTTCGGCCCACGTACTGGTGAAAATATTATTAAACTAATGAAACTTTTATATCCAGCCGGTGTTCAGACAAAGTAA